The nucleotide sequence AAAAGTGGTGAACACGCGAAAGGCGATGTCTTCGCGGTTGCTCGTATTGCTGGTATTCAGGCCGCTAAAAAATGTAGTGACCTTATCCCATTATGCCACCCTTTAATGCTTTCAAAAGTGCAAGTAGATTTTGAGATCGACAGTGAAAACAATCGAGTACGTATCATCACCATGTGCCGTCTCGCCGGTCAAACTGGCGTGGAAATGGAAGCTTTGACGGCAGCATCCGTTACTGCGTTAACATTATTTGATATGTGTAAGGCAGTCGATCCAGCAATGGAAATTGGTGGTATAAAAGTATTAGAAAAGCAAGGTGGTAAATCTGGCCATTGGACTAGAGGCTAAGCAGGTATGATTAATGTATTATTTTTCGCTGCCATTAGAGAACAACTGGATTGCGAACAGTTAGAAATCAAAAGTGAACATATAGAGACCATCGCTGACCTAAAGCAACAGTTGGCGACTAAAGGCAAGGATTGGCAGCAAGTTTTTCAAGACAGCACCCTACTTGCCGCATTAAATCAAGATATGGCAGAAGACACCGCGCCATTGTCAGCCAATGATACGGTCGCCTTCTTTCCTCCAGTAACTGGCGGCTAAACAATGATTAACAGTATTAAAGTTCAACTTGAAGACTTTGATTTTGCAAAGGAAGTTGATACCTTAGAAAAAGAAAACATCAGTGATGGCGCATTGGTGACTTTTGTTGGCCGTGTGCGCAACCAAAATGATGGGTGCCAAGTAGAACATTTACATCTTGAACACTATGCTGGGATGACTGAAAAATGTTTAACCAAGATAACCGAGCAAGCACGAGAAAAGTGGCAATTAGGCAACATCAGTGTTATTCATCGCTTTGGCACTCTAACTCTCGGTGAAAAAATTGTGTTTGTGGGTGTTACCAGTAAACATCGACAAGATGCGTTTCAAGCTGCAGAATTCATTATGGATTATTTGAAAGTGCAAGCGCCATTTTGGAAAAAAGAACTTACAGAACACGGAGAACGTTGGGTAAGCGCTAAAGAAAAAGATAATAAAGAGGCTAGTAAGTGGTAGCAGTAACGCCCTTCTCATTTCATTTTGGCAATAAACAAAGCAATATTATCAATATTGCTTTTATTCTATTTGTAACTCTCATAAGTGCAACGGCTCAAGCAGAAACATTGCGCGTCGCTGTTGCATCGAATTTTGCAAAACCGATTGAACGTTTATCGGCGGAGTTTAATAAAACTCATCCTCATAAAATTCAAATTTCATCAGCATCTAGTGGTGTTCTTTATCAGCAAATTCGCCATGGTGCCCCATTTGATCTTTTCTTATCCGCGGATTTACGTCGACCGCAATTACTAGAAGAACAAGGTTTGATCCTCGAAAACTATCGC is from Thalassotalea crassostreae and encodes:
- the moaC gene encoding cyclic pyranopterin monophosphate synthase MoaC — its product is MNDLTHLNAKGEANMVDVSAKEITARTAWAEAFITMSEKTLSLIKSGEHAKGDVFAVARIAGIQAAKKCSDLIPLCHPLMLSKVQVDFEIDSENNRVRIITMCRLAGQTGVEMEALTAASVTALTLFDMCKAVDPAMEIGGIKVLEKQGGKSGHWTRG
- the moaD gene encoding molybdopterin converting factor subunit 1, with product MINVLFFAAIREQLDCEQLEIKSEHIETIADLKQQLATKGKDWQQVFQDSTLLAALNQDMAEDTAPLSANDTVAFFPPVTGG
- the moaE gene encoding molybdopterin synthase catalytic subunit MoaE, producing MINSIKVQLEDFDFAKEVDTLEKENISDGALVTFVGRVRNQNDGCQVEHLHLEHYAGMTEKCLTKITEQAREKWQLGNISVIHRFGTLTLGEKIVFVGVTSKHRQDAFQAAEFIMDYLKVQAPFWKKELTEHGERWVSAKEKDNKEASKW